One region of Exiguobacterium acetylicum genomic DNA includes:
- the msrA gene encoding peptide-methionine (S)-S-oxide reductase MsrA, with protein MAKAIFAGGCFWCMVKPFHKYDGVEQVISGYTGGHTENPTYKEVCSETTGHLEAVEVTYDPSVITYEELLDIFWRQIDPTDGGGQFNDRGESYQPAIFYVDEAQREAAERSKAALDASGRFSRPVAVEIRPEKPFWPAEEYHQDYYKKNPFRYQMYSVGSGRAKFIKEAWKDHGKEKELKERLTPIQYKVTQENGTEPAFRNEYWDEERPGLYVDIVDGTPLFTSKDKFQSNCGWPSFAKPISEDKMEVELDTSHGMTRTEVRSANADSHLGHIFDDGPTELGGLRYCINSAALRFIPLEELDSAGYGEYKKHFE; from the coding sequence ATGGCAAAAGCAATATTTGCAGGTGGTTGTTTCTGGTGCATGGTCAAGCCATTCCATAAATATGATGGGGTAGAGCAGGTCATTTCAGGATATACCGGTGGTCATACAGAGAACCCGACTTATAAAGAGGTCTGTTCGGAAACGACAGGTCACTTGGAGGCGGTTGAAGTCACGTACGATCCGTCCGTCATTACGTACGAAGAATTACTCGATATCTTCTGGCGTCAAATCGACCCGACAGATGGCGGAGGTCAATTCAATGACCGTGGTGAATCGTACCAACCGGCTATCTTTTATGTCGATGAAGCACAGCGTGAAGCAGCTGAGCGTTCGAAAGCAGCGCTTGACGCATCAGGACGCTTCTCGCGTCCAGTCGCGGTAGAGATTCGTCCAGAAAAGCCATTTTGGCCAGCTGAAGAATATCACCAAGATTATTATAAAAAGAATCCGTTCCGTTATCAGATGTATAGTGTCGGCTCAGGTCGCGCGAAATTCATCAAGGAAGCGTGGAAGGATCACGGTAAGGAAAAAGAACTGAAAGAGCGTCTGACACCAATTCAGTATAAAGTCACACAAGAGAACGGGACAGAACCCGCTTTCCGTAACGAATATTGGGATGAAGAACGTCCAGGTCTGTATGTCGACATCGTCGATGGCACACCACTCTTCACATCAAAAGATAAGTTCCAGTCGAACTGTGGTTGGCCGAGCTTCGCTAAACCGATCTCAGAAGACAAGATGGAAGTCGAACTCGATACGAGTCACGGGATGACGCGGACGGAAGTGCGTTCTGCGAATGCGGATAGTCACCTCGGTCATATCTTCGATGATGGTCCGACAGAACTTGGTGGTCTTCGCTATTGTATCAACTCAGCAGCATTACGATTTATTCCGCTTGAAGAGCTTGATTCGGCAGGATATGGGGAATATAAAAAACATTTCGAGTAA
- a CDS encoding DUF2252 domain-containing protein, translating to MFRPVYEEIRQMTIAKVLDFYDHEIRQLDEQARQEKYDKMSLSPFRFFRGSSHLFYYDVTRIPLGFDTPRDKPTWIQGDLHFENFGVHGNAKGEIIYDVNDFDEGYLGSYLYDLIRMAVSVRLFAEEAGYDPTPAIRNYVLEYLHDLKKYALGKDPSDVCFTRENTKGPIKKLIKKAEKKREELMGERTELVDGVRRFCTLPDMAAVDDSTRMAIESAWSSYIETIDAEDRREESFYTIKDIVRKLDSGTASIGLERYYILIEGEGGEEDLILEMKQAQTSVPSLFLPVYRLEAEAVHQGRRVITSQKAMQAHEDPYLGYLTIGQKEYYVRERSPYKKKLKAKHIKSQDDLENVLCIQGQITAKVHARADQDAGIKEKILTHHADVEIIRAIGVSDTAFLEQIERWSEAYVMRTKLDYQVFLEWTKTRKTTGNSN from the coding sequence ATGTTTCGACCCGTGTATGAAGAGATTCGACAAATGACGATTGCGAAGGTACTTGATTTCTACGATCACGAAATCCGTCAGCTCGATGAGCAAGCACGTCAGGAAAAGTACGACAAGATGAGCTTGAGTCCGTTTCGCTTTTTCCGTGGGAGTTCGCATCTGTTTTATTATGATGTGACGCGAATCCCCCTTGGTTTTGATACGCCTCGCGATAAACCGACGTGGATTCAGGGAGATCTTCATTTTGAGAATTTCGGTGTCCATGGTAATGCGAAGGGAGAGATCATCTACGATGTCAACGACTTTGATGAAGGGTACTTAGGATCTTATTTATATGATTTGATTCGCATGGCGGTCTCCGTCCGGTTGTTCGCTGAAGAGGCAGGATACGACCCGACTCCTGCGATTCGAAATTATGTCCTTGAATACTTACACGATTTAAAAAAGTACGCTCTCGGAAAAGATCCGAGTGATGTTTGTTTTACGCGAGAAAATACAAAAGGACCAATCAAGAAGTTGATCAAAAAAGCAGAAAAGAAACGTGAGGAATTAATGGGAGAGCGGACGGAATTGGTGGATGGCGTGAGACGTTTTTGTACATTACCAGATATGGCAGCGGTAGATGATTCGACACGAATGGCGATTGAATCTGCTTGGTCCTCCTACATCGAGACGATTGACGCCGAGGATCGCCGTGAAGAATCGTTCTATACGATTAAGGATATTGTCAGGAAGCTAGACAGCGGAACAGCATCGATTGGTCTTGAGCGCTATTACATTCTGATTGAGGGCGAAGGTGGAGAAGAAGATTTGATTCTTGAGATGAAACAGGCGCAAACGTCCGTTCCTTCGTTATTCCTGCCTGTCTATCGACTGGAAGCAGAAGCCGTCCATCAAGGGCGACGGGTCATCACGTCTCAAAAAGCGATGCAGGCACATGAAGATCCATATCTTGGTTATTTGACGATTGGTCAAAAGGAATATTATGTACGTGAGCGTTCACCGTATAAGAAAAAGTTAAAAGCAAAGCATATCAAAAGTCAGGATGACCTCGAAAATGTCTTATGCATTCAAGGTCAAATTACCGCCAAAGTGCATGCACGGGCAGATCAAGATGCTGGGATTAAAGAAAAAATATTAACCCATCATGCGGATGTTGAAATCATTCGAGCCATCGGTGTTTCTGATACCGCTTTTTTGGAGCAAATCGAACGCTGGTCGGAAGCTTACGTCATGCGAACAAAGCTGGATTACCAAGTGTTTTTGGAATGGACGAAGACGCGAAAAACGACTGGAAACTCAAACTGA
- a CDS encoding Gfo/Idh/MocA family oxidoreductase — translation MIRTALVGFGIAGEHLHAPYLHAPDYQLVAVQSSRPEAVASYDATLPVYSTLEALLAKEQIDLVVIATANELHYPLARLALLSGCDVLVEKPFTVTLEEAETLTELARVHDRLLTVYHNRRYTKDFRTLMTLLESGRLGTLQTFEAHYDRYRPDVEDRWREQDVPGAGLLYDLGSHLIDQALVAFNAVPDRVFCDQTIQRQGGIVDDYTHLILAFGTRRAILHIGSIVPAVGPSLMVHGTKASYFVDEVDTKRATYQLAEANGPLENFPFVSGQFGDYYTDLAPAIRKRTIPPVSPKQAELVMKIIDRAQKSAKSGTWIEVD, via the coding sequence ATGATTCGTACCGCTTTAGTTGGTTTTGGTATTGCCGGTGAACATTTACATGCTCCTTATTTACACGCACCTGATTATCAGTTAGTCGCTGTTCAGTCGAGTCGTCCGGAAGCCGTCGCTTCTTATGACGCGACGCTACCTGTTTATTCGACACTTGAAGCCCTGCTCGCTAAAGAACAGATCGATTTAGTCGTCATCGCGACAGCAAATGAACTACATTATCCCCTTGCGCGCCTCGCTTTGCTATCGGGCTGTGATGTACTCGTCGAGAAACCGTTCACTGTCACGCTCGAAGAAGCCGAAACGTTGACAGAACTAGCACGTGTACACGATCGGTTACTGACAGTTTATCATAATCGTCGGTATACGAAGGACTTTCGAACGCTGATGACCTTACTCGAATCCGGACGTCTCGGCACCCTCCAAACGTTCGAAGCGCATTATGATCGCTATCGTCCAGACGTTGAGGATCGTTGGCGCGAACAGGACGTACCCGGTGCTGGTCTCTTGTACGATCTTGGATCACACTTGATCGATCAAGCACTCGTCGCCTTCAATGCAGTACCAGATCGCGTCTTTTGTGATCAAACGATTCAACGACAAGGTGGAATTGTCGATGACTACACACATCTGATTTTAGCCTTCGGCACACGACGCGCTATTTTGCACATCGGCTCCATCGTTCCGGCTGTCGGTCCTTCGCTTATGGTACACGGAACAAAGGCTAGCTATTTCGTCGATGAAGTCGATACGAAACGCGCGACGTATCAATTGGCTGAAGCAAACGGTCCCCTTGAAAACTTTCCTTTTGTCTCCGGTCAATTTGGGGACTATTATACAGACCTCGCCCCAGCCATTCGTAAACGGACAATCCCACCTGTCTCTCCGAAACAGGCTGAACTCGTCATGAAAATCATTGATCGTGCTCAAAAAAGTGCAAAATCGGGTACATGGATAGAAGTAGACTAA
- a CDS encoding DUF5327 family protein, which translates to MITEQHIIEKMRQAMQRIEQTTGAAQKEQIAAMKAYCELLLESEATSSSTISLPTSTPQATPTVDPMLARFMGVSQEKEEKGTSLLDF; encoded by the coding sequence ATGATTACGGAACAACACATCATCGAAAAGATGCGTCAAGCGATGCAACGCATTGAGCAAACGACAGGAGCCGCGCAGAAAGAGCAGATTGCAGCAATGAAGGCGTACTGTGAACTATTACTTGAATCTGAGGCAACATCAAGTTCAACGATATCGCTACCTACGTCAACACCTCAGGCAACACCAACAGTCGATCCGATGTTAGCGCGTTTCATGGGTGTTTCGCAGGAGAAAGAAGAAAAAGGCACTTCATTGCTCGATTTTTGA
- a CDS encoding amino acid permease has translation MSLTRKKDVSAMIAASKRNSGLARNLGAMDLTFLGIGAIIGTGIFVLTGTGALTAGPGLIVSFILSAIACGLAALAYAEFASTIPVSGSVYTYTYATMGEIFAWIIGWNLILEYGLASSAVAAGWSGYFQSLLAGFNIHVPTALSAAPGAVEGAKTYFNLPAFLILFAITALLSMGIKETKRVNNIMVVIKLAVVVLFIVVGVGYVEPSNWTPFTPFGWGGVFSGAAIVFFAYIGFDAVTSAAEEVRDPQKNLPRGIIGSLAVCTVLYVIVAAIMTGIVPYQQFAGIDHPVSLAIQMAGQNWVAGFIDLGAILGITTVILVMTYGMVRLAFAISRDGMFPKVFSEVHPKYQTPFKATWMIGLGSSLVAGFVPLDVIANLVNMGTLAAFVLISVAVLILRKTQPDLPRAFKCPGMPYVPIAAIAACLFLMFNLKLETWIAFGIWLAIGLVLYFTFARKSSNLHPGNMPAAELAASKEEQ, from the coding sequence ATGAGTTTGACGCGGAAAAAAGATGTTTCCGCTATGATTGCTGCAAGTAAACGAAACAGTGGACTTGCTCGAAATCTTGGCGCGATGGATTTAACGTTTTTAGGAATTGGCGCCATCATCGGAACCGGAATCTTCGTTTTGACGGGAACAGGAGCATTGACTGCAGGACCAGGACTTATCGTATCATTCATTCTATCTGCCATCGCCTGTGGTCTAGCTGCTCTTGCTTACGCTGAATTCGCATCAACGATTCCGGTCAGTGGATCCGTCTATACGTACACGTACGCAACGATGGGAGAGATCTTCGCTTGGATCATCGGTTGGAACTTGATCCTCGAATATGGACTCGCCTCCAGTGCCGTTGCAGCCGGTTGGTCTGGATACTTCCAGTCCTTACTCGCAGGATTTAATATCCATGTGCCAACAGCTTTATCAGCAGCTCCTGGAGCAGTCGAAGGAGCCAAGACATACTTCAACCTTCCAGCCTTCCTGATCCTCTTTGCCATTACGGCATTGTTGTCGATGGGAATCAAGGAAACGAAACGTGTCAACAACATCATGGTTGTCATTAAATTAGCAGTCGTCGTATTGTTCATCGTCGTCGGTGTCGGCTACGTTGAACCATCAAACTGGACACCGTTCACACCGTTTGGTTGGGGAGGCGTCTTCTCGGGTGCCGCAATCGTCTTCTTCGCGTACATCGGTTTTGATGCTGTTACATCAGCAGCAGAGGAAGTTCGTGATCCGCAAAAGAACTTACCACGTGGTATCATCGGTTCGCTCGCTGTCTGTACAGTCCTTTACGTCATCGTCGCAGCCATCATGACGGGTATCGTACCGTACCAACAATTCGCTGGTATCGATCACCCGGTCTCGCTTGCGATTCAAATGGCAGGTCAAAACTGGGTTGCTGGATTCATCGATCTCGGTGCGATTCTCGGGATCACAACGGTTATTCTCGTCATGACATACGGAATGGTACGTCTTGCATTCGCCATCTCGCGTGACGGAATGTTCCCGAAAGTGTTCTCTGAAGTGCATCCGAAGTACCAAACACCATTCAAGGCGACTTGGATGATCGGACTGGGTAGCTCACTCGTTGCTGGATTTGTTCCGCTCGATGTCATCGCAAACCTCGTCAACATGGGTACACTCGCAGCCTTCGTCTTGATCTCTGTCGCTGTCTTGATTCTTCGTAAGACACAGCCCGATCTCCCACGTGCGTTCAAATGTCCCGGTATGCCGTATGTGCCAATCGCAGCAATCGCTGCATGTCTTTTCTTGATGTTCAACTTGAAGCTCGAGACATGGATTGCTTTTGGAATCTGGCTTGCTATTGGTTTAGTCCTTTACTTTACGTTTGCACGTAAGAGTTCGAATTTACACCCAGGCAACATGCCGGCAGCGGAACTCGCTGCTTCGAAAGAAGAACAGTAA
- a CDS encoding amino acid permease → MNNLDVKQTTDSTAEGLKRGLQARHMSMIAIGGAIGTGLFIASGASVAAAGPGGALLSYAIVGLMVYFLMTSLGEMAAYMPVAGSFSTYGTKFVDPSFGFALGWNYWYNWAVTIAVELVAAQIVMTYWFPDVPGFYFSALFLLLMIGLNYFSVKGFGEAEYWFAMIKVVTVIVFLVVGVAMIFGVFTSEPPVGFKNFALGDAPFVGGIPAVIGIILVAGFSFQGTELVGIAAGESEDPKKNVPKAVKQVFWRILLFYVFAIFVIGMLIPYTSPNLVSNDITDVAVSPFTLVFEKAGLAFSAALMNAVILTSVLSAGNSGMYASTRMLYTLARQGDAPKLFAKVSKNGVPRNALLATGAVGALCFLTSMFGGQVYLWLLNASGMTGFIAWLGIAISHYRFRKGFLAQGHSLKDLPYVAPAFPFGPLFAFGLCFLVIVGQNYAAFLADQIDWVGIAATYIGIPLFLAFWLGHKFKNRTSIVRYDEMDFPEHPRQS, encoded by the coding sequence ATGAACAATCTAGATGTGAAACAAACAACAGATTCGACAGCAGAAGGATTAAAACGTGGATTACAAGCCCGTCATATGTCGATGATCGCCATCGGTGGGGCAATCGGAACAGGACTTTTCATTGCGTCCGGTGCTTCCGTCGCAGCAGCAGGACCAGGTGGGGCGCTCCTATCGTATGCAATCGTTGGTCTGATGGTCTACTTCCTCATGACAAGTCTTGGTGAAATGGCAGCGTACATGCCGGTCGCCGGATCCTTCTCGACATATGGAACGAAATTCGTCGATCCATCATTCGGTTTTGCACTCGGTTGGAACTACTGGTACAACTGGGCAGTCACGATCGCAGTTGAGCTCGTCGCAGCACAAATCGTCATGACGTACTGGTTCCCGGACGTTCCTGGATTTTACTTCAGTGCCTTATTCCTCTTACTCATGATCGGTTTGAACTACTTCTCCGTTAAAGGATTTGGGGAAGCGGAGTATTGGTTTGCCATGATTAAAGTCGTCACCGTCATCGTCTTCTTAGTCGTCGGTGTTGCGATGATTTTCGGTGTCTTTACATCGGAGCCACCGGTTGGCTTTAAAAACTTTGCTCTTGGCGATGCGCCGTTCGTCGGTGGCATTCCTGCCGTCATCGGTATCATTCTCGTTGCCGGATTCAGTTTCCAAGGTACAGAACTGGTCGGGATTGCCGCGGGTGAATCGGAAGATCCGAAAAAGAATGTTCCAAAAGCAGTCAAACAAGTCTTCTGGCGTATCTTGCTTTTCTACGTCTTCGCGATTTTCGTCATCGGAATGCTCATTCCATATACGAGCCCGAACTTGGTTTCCAATGACATTACGGACGTCGCGGTTAGTCCGTTTACGCTCGTCTTTGAAAAAGCGGGTCTTGCCTTCTCAGCAGCACTCATGAACGCCGTCATCTTGACATCTGTTCTATCTGCCGGAAACTCAGGTATGTATGCTTCGACTCGGATGCTTTATACACTTGCTCGCCAAGGGGATGCACCGAAGTTGTTCGCGAAAGTATCGAAAAACGGTGTACCGCGTAACGCTTTGCTCGCAACAGGAGCAGTCGGTGCGCTCTGTTTCTTGACGTCGATGTTTGGTGGACAAGTCTACTTGTGGTTACTCAATGCTTCCGGTATGACAGGCTTCATCGCATGGCTCGGGATTGCGATCAGTCACTATCGTTTCCGTAAAGGATTCCTTGCACAAGGTCACTCGTTGAAAGACTTACCATATGTTGCACCAGCGTTCCCATTCGGTCCGCTGTTCGCCTTCGGTCTTTGTTTCCTCGTCATCGTCGGTCAAAACTATGCCGCATTCCTCGCGGATCAAATTGATTGGGTTGGAATTGCCGCAACGTATATCGGTATTCCGTTGTTCCTTGCTTTCTGGTTAGGACATAAATTCAAAAACCGGACGTCAATCGTTCGTTATGACGAGATGGACTTCCCAGAACATCCACGTCAATCATAA
- a CDS encoding solute:sodium symporter family transporter, producing the protein MTTSELFFTLGSAAFFMLLVAYISYRLTRGKTQGVDEYFLAGRGLNGVFIAGSLLLTNLSAEQLIGLNGQSFMGNMSSMAWEVTAGFAAIIMAIYLLPKFLGLGISTLPEYLSHRYDETVRRMTVLLFLLGYMCVTIPSMLYSGGIAVLQLFDVPELFGLSYTQSLWLVVWVVGIIGAIYAIFGGLRAVAVSDTLNGIGLVFVGFLVPVLGFIALGDGNLLQGMKTIATVQPEKLNAIGSSTDAVPFFSIFTGILFANLFYWSLNQYVIQRVLGAKDLKEGQKGVLMTGFLKLLVPIFMLIPGIIAYHLYGNTLTSGDLSYPRLITELLPVSLMGFFLAVLLGAVFSSFNSLLNSIATLFVLDIYQPVFAKEASDEHLIRVSKWFGTIVALISFVIAPFLMYAPDGLWSLIRQFTGFFNIPILVIVLMGIFMKRIPAIAAKIVIVFHVFAYYLFVFGFKQLFGWDHGISYIHGYGILLVIEVLFMVFMGYRYPAVQSRKVNRRQSVELTPWKFAIPVSILLCTSIIWTYVLFSKIGLASTAGIVSMWFWPITLGLAIATIVLWRVSLNAWEAKYRTYLEEEYRQAE; encoded by the coding sequence ATGACTACATCTGAATTATTTTTCACATTAGGTTCTGCAGCGTTTTTCATGTTGCTCGTTGCCTACATATCCTACCGATTGACGCGTGGGAAAACACAAGGCGTCGATGAATACTTCTTAGCGGGGCGAGGGCTAAATGGCGTTTTCATTGCCGGATCATTACTACTGACGAATTTGTCGGCGGAACAGTTGATTGGACTAAACGGACAATCTTTCATGGGAAACATGTCGAGTATGGCGTGGGAAGTCACGGCAGGATTTGCTGCGATCATCATGGCCATCTATCTGCTCCCGAAATTTCTTGGACTCGGTATCTCGACGTTACCGGAATACTTAAGTCACCGGTATGACGAGACGGTTCGTCGGATGACAGTCTTACTCTTTTTGCTCGGATATATGTGCGTCACGATTCCTTCGATGCTTTATTCAGGTGGGATTGCTGTCTTGCAACTGTTCGATGTTCCGGAGCTATTTGGTCTCAGTTATACGCAGTCCCTTTGGTTAGTCGTTTGGGTCGTCGGGATCATCGGAGCGATTTATGCGATTTTTGGAGGGCTCCGTGCGGTGGCTGTCTCGGATACCTTGAACGGAATCGGGCTTGTCTTCGTCGGATTCCTAGTTCCAGTGCTTGGCTTTATTGCACTGGGTGACGGGAATTTACTTCAAGGGATGAAGACGATTGCGACTGTGCAACCAGAGAAGCTGAACGCAATCGGAAGCTCAACCGATGCCGTTCCGTTCTTCTCGATTTTCACGGGTATCCTATTTGCGAACTTATTTTATTGGTCACTCAATCAATATGTCATTCAACGTGTGCTCGGGGCAAAAGATTTGAAGGAAGGACAGAAGGGCGTCCTCATGACAGGATTTTTGAAGTTATTAGTTCCAATCTTCATGCTGATTCCTGGGATCATTGCCTATCACTTGTATGGGAACACACTAACAAGCGGTGATTTATCATATCCTCGACTCATTACGGAGTTACTGCCGGTCTCGCTGATGGGATTTTTCTTAGCTGTCTTACTCGGAGCCGTCTTCAGTTCGTTTAACTCGTTGCTCAATAGTATTGCGACACTTTTCGTCCTCGATATCTATCAGCCGGTGTTTGCGAAAGAGGCGAGTGATGAACATTTGATTCGTGTCAGTAAATGGTTCGGAACGATCGTTGCCTTGATTTCTTTCGTCATCGCACCATTCTTGATGTACGCGCCGGACGGCTTATGGAGTTTGATCCGGCAATTCACAGGGTTTTTCAATATTCCGATTCTCGTCATCGTATTAATGGGGATTTTCATGAAACGAATTCCGGCAATTGCGGCGAAAATCGTCATCGTCTTTCACGTGTTCGCGTATTACTTATTCGTCTTCGGTTTCAAACAACTGTTTGGCTGGGATCATGGCATTAGCTATATTCATGGGTACGGTATTCTACTCGTGATTGAAGTGCTGTTCATGGTATTCATGGGATATCGTTACCCGGCCGTCCAGTCAAGAAAGGTCAATCGACGACAGTCTGTCGAGCTCACTCCATGGAAGTTCGCGATTCCGGTCTCGATCCTATTATGCACATCCATCATTTGGACGTACGTTCTGTTTTCAAAAATCGGACTGGCTTCTACAGCAGGAATCGTATCGATGTGGTTCTGGCCGATTACGTTAGGACTTGCCATCGCAACGATCGTATTATGGCGTGTGTCGCTAAACGCTTGGGAAGCGAAGTACCGGACCTATCTCGAAGAAGAGTACCGTCAAGCCGAATAA
- a CDS encoding glycerol-3-phosphate dehydrogenase/oxidase — protein MFSSTERTAWLEEMGQELLDVLVIGGGITGAGILLDAQSRGMRTGLIEMQDFAEGTSSRSTKLVHGGLRYLKQFEIKLVAEVGKERAIVYENAPHVTTPEWMMLPLVEGGTFGSFSTSIGLRVYDQLAGVKRKERRTMLSKEETLRYEPLLRSEHLVGGGRYVEYKTDDARLTVEVLKAAVGYGGRAVNYTKAESLVYHNGKVVGVEVRDVLSDKTYTIRAKKIINATGPWVDELREKDGSKAGKSLHLTKGIHLVIDQAHFPLQQAVYFDVPDGRMIFAIPREGKTYVGTTDTNYKGDILEPGVTVEDQDYILEATNQMFNVELRPEHVESTWSGLRPLIHEDGKDPSELSRKDEIFVSKSGLMSIAGGKLTGYRKMAERIIDMVADQFKTEENRIYLASRTHDILLGGGHPQGSKGFARYLKEQQPKGEALGLSPNEATWLIQRYGTNVERVYELIRTRGDEAARYQLPLHWFGALLYGLEAELVMQPGDFLNRRASAVFFDFPHAEQYADGVLALMRSELGWSAEDEARANESIRREFDAVRVKGPVPLS, from the coding sequence ATGTTTTCAAGTACGGAACGGACAGCTTGGTTAGAAGAGATGGGACAAGAACTTTTAGACGTGCTCGTCATCGGGGGCGGTATCACGGGAGCCGGTATTTTGCTTGACGCACAAAGTCGAGGCATGCGGACAGGATTGATTGAGATGCAGGACTTCGCCGAAGGGACATCGAGCCGATCGACGAAACTCGTCCATGGTGGATTGCGTTATCTGAAGCAGTTCGAAATCAAACTTGTTGCCGAAGTCGGAAAAGAACGTGCCATCGTGTATGAGAACGCCCCACACGTGACGACGCCAGAGTGGATGATGCTTCCACTCGTCGAAGGCGGAACGTTCGGCAGCTTCTCGACATCGATCGGCTTACGCGTCTATGACCAGCTCGCAGGCGTCAAACGCAAGGAACGCCGGACGATGCTCAGTAAAGAAGAAACATTACGTTACGAGCCACTATTACGTTCGGAACACTTAGTCGGTGGTGGTCGTTATGTCGAATATAAAACGGATGATGCCCGATTGACAGTCGAAGTCTTAAAGGCAGCCGTTGGTTACGGTGGACGTGCCGTCAACTATACGAAGGCTGAATCGCTTGTCTACCACAATGGAAAAGTTGTCGGTGTCGAAGTCCGTGACGTCTTAAGTGACAAAACGTATACGATTCGGGCGAAGAAAATCATCAATGCAACCGGTCCGTGGGTCGACGAACTACGTGAAAAAGATGGTTCGAAAGCTGGGAAATCGCTCCACCTGACGAAAGGGATTCATCTCGTCATCGATCAAGCGCATTTCCCACTCCAACAGGCTGTTTATTTCGACGTTCCAGATGGTCGGATGATCTTTGCGATTCCACGCGAAGGGAAAACCTATGTCGGAACGACTGACACGAACTATAAAGGAGATATTCTTGAGCCGGGTGTCACCGTCGAGGATCAGGACTATATTCTAGAGGCGACAAATCAAATGTTCAACGTCGAGTTACGACCTGAACACGTCGAATCGACATGGTCCGGGCTACGTCCACTCATTCATGAAGATGGAAAGGACCCAAGTGAACTGTCCCGAAAAGATGAGATCTTCGTCTCGAAATCCGGGCTGATGTCAATCGCTGGTGGGAAGTTGACCGGGTACCGGAAGATGGCAGAACGAATCATTGATATGGTCGCAGACCAATTCAAGACAGAAGAAAATCGAATTTACCTCGCTTCCCGTACGCACGATATCTTGCTTGGTGGTGGTCATCCACAAGGAAGTAAAGGATTTGCCCGCTACTTGAAGGAGCAACAACCAAAAGGAGAAGCACTCGGATTGTCACCGAATGAGGCGACATGGCTCATCCAACGTTACGGTACGAACGTCGAACGTGTCTACGAGTTGATTCGGACACGTGGCGACGAGGCAGCTCGTTATCAATTACCGTTACACTGGTTCGGTGCTCTTCTATATGGATTAGAAGCTGAGCTCGTCATGCAACCTGGCGACTTCTTGAACCGTCGTGCCTCGGCCGTCTTCTTTGATTTCCCTCACGCTGAACAGTACGCAGATGGTGTTCTCGCCTTGATGCGTAGCGAACTCGGCTGGTCGGCAGAAGATGAAGCGAGAGCCAATGAAAGCATTCGTCGTGAATTTGATGCGGTCCGCGTCAAAGGACCTGTTCCACTTTCATAA
- a CDS encoding SDR family NAD(P)-dependent oxidoreductase, giving the protein MKTVIVIGAGPGNGYEISKRFGQEGFQVVCAARTQETLAAVITELKEAGVEAVGVECDASRKADIASLIEWTEEQYGQVDVLVYNASILHQASVLEVSAEQITKEFEIDVLGALHAAQLVAPSMQERKDGAILITGGGAAMQAIKSLPGLSIGKAGVRQVTHMLHDTLKEDGVYVGTVTIAGEVKRGTALDPKNVAEAFYQLYTNRNEVETVLSAD; this is encoded by the coding sequence ATGAAAACAGTAATCGTCATCGGAGCAGGACCAGGAAACGGATATGAAATCAGTAAACGATTCGGACAAGAAGGTTTTCAAGTCGTTTGTGCGGCGCGGACGCAAGAAACACTCGCAGCCGTCATCACGGAACTAAAAGAAGCGGGCGTGGAAGCGGTCGGAGTGGAATGTGATGCTTCACGAAAAGCTGATATCGCATCCCTCATCGAATGGACAGAGGAGCAATACGGACAAGTCGATGTCTTAGTCTACAATGCTTCGATTTTACATCAAGCGTCTGTCCTTGAAGTCTCGGCAGAACAGATTACGAAAGAGTTCGAAATCGATGTTCTCGGTGCACTGCATGCCGCACAACTCGTTGCGCCGTCGATGCAAGAACGGAAAGACGGCGCCATCCTGATTACTGGAGGCGGCGCTGCGATGCAAGCAATCAAATCGTTACCAGGGCTTTCAATCGGGAAGGCAGGCGTTCGCCAAGTGACGCATATGTTACACGATACGTTGAAGGAAGACGGTGTCTACGTCGGAACCGTCACGATTGCCGGGGAAGTGAAGCGTGGAACGGCACTTGATCCGAAAAATGTAGCGGAAGCGTTCTATCAACTTTATACGAACCGAAATGAAGTCGAAACGGTTCTTTCAGCAGACTAA